Proteins encoded in a region of the Agromyces protaetiae genome:
- a CDS encoding FKBP-type peptidyl-prolyl cis-trans isomerase has translation MRSSLALIAAAGVAVIALAGCASASAPAATPGDSSSAVTVRGEFGEMPRVSFPTPLSPAETQCTEVIEGEGDYLQEGQVAEVGLAYFSGASGELAIASGFGASEQVLLPYVPNTPEAFNVALGCAREGSRVVVVAPAEAAFGEQGNPSVGIQPGDSVVVVMDVARAFPGRADGAVALSRDGFPAVVLAPNGQPGVTVPNADPPASTQTEVLKRGSGETVESGDQLLVQYTAVNWASGEVTQSSWESGTPGLFVVSEDGSAQAPPGLSEELIGQTVGSQVGVIVVPEDGSDVIFYVIDILGVA, from the coding sequence GTGCGCTCGTCACTCGCGCTCATCGCCGCCGCCGGCGTCGCCGTCATCGCGCTCGCAGGCTGTGCGAGCGCCTCGGCCCCAGCCGCGACCCCCGGAGACTCGTCGTCGGCGGTCACTGTACGTGGCGAGTTCGGCGAGATGCCGCGCGTGTCGTTCCCGACGCCGCTCAGCCCGGCCGAGACGCAATGCACCGAGGTCATCGAGGGCGAAGGCGACTACCTCCAAGAGGGTCAGGTGGCTGAGGTCGGTCTCGCATACTTCAGCGGTGCGTCGGGCGAGCTCGCGATCGCGAGCGGGTTCGGCGCGTCGGAACAGGTGCTCCTGCCGTACGTCCCGAACACACCGGAGGCGTTCAACGTCGCACTCGGGTGCGCACGCGAGGGATCGCGCGTCGTGGTGGTCGCACCCGCAGAGGCGGCGTTCGGCGAGCAGGGCAACCCGAGCGTCGGCATCCAGCCCGGCGACAGTGTGGTGGTCGTCATGGACGTCGCACGCGCCTTCCCGGGTCGCGCCGATGGCGCTGTCGCCCTGTCCCGCGACGGCTTCCCGGCGGTCGTGCTCGCCCCGAACGGACAGCCGGGGGTCACCGTGCCGAACGCGGACCCGCCCGCCTCGACGCAGACCGAGGTGCTCAAGCGCGGCAGCGGCGAGACCGTCGAGAGCGGGGACCAGCTGCTCGTGCAGTACACGGCGGTGAACTGGGCGAGCGGCGAGGTCACTCAATCGAGCTGGGAGAGCGGCACGCCGGGCCTGTTCGTGGTCTCCGAAGACGGGAGCGCGCAGGCGCCGCCCGGACTCTCCGAGGAGCTCATCGGTCAGACCGTCGGCTCGCAGGTCGGCGTGATCGTGGTGCCCGAAGACGGCTCCGACGTGATCTTCTACGTCATCGACATCCTGGGCGTGGCCTGA
- a CDS encoding helix-turn-helix transcriptional regulator produces MDGEEAVRRAPQVAAVDRQFSLVLALLATESGLLKSEILSTVRGYAEKYVEPGSNTNLERQFERDKDAIRDRGIPLETIESPDRPGDNQSLRYRIPKGRYELPDTVRFTPDEVALLGLAAEVWREASLSEDSQRALTKLRALGIEPREPVIGYAPRLRVRDAAFEPLRRALDRRQTVRFRYFKPGSAEPRLRTVDPLAVVFHEGRWHLHAYDHGVDAPRTFLLSRITGPVDPVAGATFDAAEPGVQDRILAELDALRQRNIADLAVSAGSDAEVRLGRRAVERDEDAGVIRLHYTDAAVFADELAGYGPEVRVLAPATLTAAVRERLGRVYAAHRDDTGAAGDGSGD; encoded by the coding sequence GTGGACGGGGAAGAAGCGGTGCGCCGTGCGCCGCAGGTGGCGGCGGTCGACCGCCAGTTCAGCCTGGTCCTCGCATTGCTCGCGACGGAGTCCGGACTGCTGAAGAGCGAGATCCTGTCCACCGTGCGCGGGTACGCGGAGAAGTACGTCGAGCCGGGTTCGAACACCAACCTCGAACGGCAGTTCGAGCGCGACAAGGATGCCATCCGTGATCGCGGCATCCCTCTGGAGACGATCGAGTCGCCCGACCGGCCAGGCGACAACCAATCGCTGCGCTATCGGATTCCGAAGGGCCGGTACGAGCTGCCCGACACCGTGCGGTTCACGCCGGACGAGGTCGCGCTCCTGGGTCTCGCGGCTGAGGTCTGGCGGGAGGCCTCACTCTCAGAGGACTCGCAGCGCGCGCTGACGAAGCTCCGCGCGCTCGGCATCGAGCCGCGCGAGCCGGTGATCGGCTACGCCCCGCGGCTGCGCGTGCGCGATGCCGCGTTCGAACCGCTCCGTCGAGCCCTCGACCGGCGGCAGACCGTGCGATTCCGGTACTTCAAGCCGGGTTCGGCGGAGCCGCGACTGCGCACTGTCGATCCGCTCGCGGTCGTGTTCCACGAGGGCCGCTGGCATCTCCACGCGTACGACCACGGGGTGGATGCGCCTCGGACGTTCCTGCTCTCACGGATCACCGGACCCGTCGACCCCGTCGCGGGCGCGACCTTCGACGCCGCCGAGCCCGGCGTGCAGGACCGCATCCTCGCCGAGCTCGACGCGCTCAGACAGCGGAACATCGCGGACCTCGCGGTCAGTGCCGGCAGCGACGCCGAGGTCCGGCTGGGCCGTCGTGCCGTCGAACGCGATGAGGACGCGGGCGTGATCCGCCTGCACTACACCGACGCCGCGGTCTTCGCCGACGAGCTGGCGGGCTATGGCCCCGAGGTGCGCGTGCTCGCGCCCGCGACGCTCACCGCCGCGGTGCGCGAGCGGCTCGGCCGCGTGTACGCCGCGCACCGCGACGACACGGGTGCCGCCGGCGATGGGAGCGGGGACTGA
- a CDS encoding helix-turn-helix transcriptional regulator, translated as MAQQKGRTAPDQLVFLLSLVPYLLEQRVVDVPTAAQHFGVTERELRDAVRLIATSGLPGATGTYQPNDLFDIDWDAFDDDDVIVIVHHVAIDDAPRLSAREAAALIAGLQYLSALPENAGSTQLPALLAKLTAGASAEPTRLAVAETAADETLALARRAVTEGRQLEFDYRNAIGERGRRTVDPLRIASLGADWYLQAYCHTREDVRNFRVDRMSALLVSDLPIGDHSGHEFSEALFHGSDTDLDVVVDVVPDALPLIADYLADASADEVEGRSRVTLRLAHYHGLKRLVAGLPGLVTVVAPAEARAVVAEWAAAGLAASAEASGA; from the coding sequence ATGGCTCAGCAGAAGGGCCGGACGGCGCCCGATCAGCTCGTCTTCCTGCTGTCGCTGGTCCCGTACCTCCTCGAGCAGCGCGTCGTCGACGTCCCGACCGCCGCCCAGCACTTCGGCGTCACGGAACGCGAGCTCCGCGACGCCGTTCGGCTCATCGCGACCTCGGGGCTTCCCGGCGCGACCGGCACCTACCAACCGAACGACCTGTTCGACATCGACTGGGACGCGTTCGACGACGACGACGTGATCGTCATCGTGCACCACGTCGCGATCGACGATGCGCCGCGGCTCTCAGCTCGTGAAGCGGCGGCGCTGATCGCGGGCCTCCAGTACCTGTCGGCGCTGCCCGAGAACGCGGGAAGCACGCAGCTGCCCGCGCTGCTCGCAAAACTCACCGCCGGCGCGTCGGCCGAGCCGACCCGGCTCGCCGTCGCCGAGACCGCGGCCGACGAGACACTCGCGCTCGCCCGGCGCGCGGTCACCGAAGGGCGGCAGCTCGAGTTCGACTACCGCAACGCGATCGGCGAACGCGGCCGACGCACCGTCGACCCGCTCCGCATCGCGTCGCTGGGCGCCGATTGGTACCTCCAGGCCTATTGCCACACCCGTGAGGACGTCAGGAACTTCCGGGTCGACCGGATGAGCGCACTGCTCGTCAGCGATCTGCCGATCGGCGACCACTCCGGTCACGAGTTCTCGGAAGCGCTCTTCCACGGCTCGGATACGGATCTCGACGTCGTCGTCGACGTGGTCCCCGACGCACTCCCGCTCATCGCCGATTATCTCGCCGACGCCAGCGCCGACGAGGTCGAAGGCCGCTCCCGGGTGACCCTCCGACTCGCGCACTACCACGGGCTCAAGCGGCTCGTGGCGGGACTGCCCGGCCTCGTGACCGTCGTCGCCCCGGCCGAGGCGCGCGCCGTCGTCGCCGAATGGGCGGCGGCCGGTCTGGCGGCCTCGGCCGAGGCATCCGGAGCCTGA
- the tatA gene encoding twin-arginine translocase TatA/TatE family subunit gives MWQGFTGWHALIILVVILLLFGAPKLPALARSLGQSMKILKSEVRSDKADADTVDDDGDTPRANRSADVPSADAHPKKAAGGTDSGTVS, from the coding sequence ATGTGGCAAGGCTTCACCGGTTGGCATGCGCTGATCATCCTCGTGGTCATCCTGCTGCTGTTCGGTGCGCCGAAGCTCCCCGCGCTCGCGCGGAGCCTCGGCCAGTCGATGAAGATCCTGAAGAGCGAGGTCCGGTCGGACAAGGCCGACGCCGACACCGTCGACGACGACGGTGACACGCCCCGCGCGAATCGCTCGGCCGACGTGCCGTCGGCCGACGCGCACCCGAAGAAGGCCGCCGGCGGCACGGACTCCGGCACCGTATCCTGA